In the genome of Pseudarthrobacter sp. IC2-21, one region contains:
- a CDS encoding polysaccharide deacetylase family protein, giving the protein MSPLSAKDRRIWAAVLAAALVIGLTVWGMVLLSAPPAGGPATSVSPSAGAITGVPSSTGAPATATAPATTPPPPAERLPSPAPTAPPVVGPEPPVTPQPPPPQSPPAAPFPRALLGQDIEAIPGAGRVVALTFDAGANSAALPSILNTLARAGVPASFFLTGSWAAANPAGVSAIVASGHRVGNHSMTHPGFTGLSEAGIAAEIQGAQQAILAAGADPVPLFRFPFGERDARTIAAVNNLGYVPVRWTVDTLGWKGTSGGISAQQVADRALAALRPGEIVLMHIGSNPDDGTTLDADALPHIIDGVRQAGYGFVTLDSLL; this is encoded by the coding sequence ATGAGCCCGCTCTCCGCCAAGGACCGCCGGATTTGGGCTGCCGTCCTGGCCGCGGCGCTGGTGATTGGCCTGACCGTGTGGGGGATGGTGCTGTTGAGTGCCCCTCCGGCGGGCGGTCCGGCAACCTCAGTTTCGCCGTCGGCCGGGGCCATCACCGGGGTTCCCTCCTCGACTGGCGCGCCTGCCACGGCGACGGCTCCGGCGACGACGCCGCCCCCTCCCGCCGAGCGGCTTCCGTCCCCGGCGCCGACGGCTCCGCCGGTGGTGGGCCCGGAACCTCCCGTCACGCCGCAGCCCCCGCCGCCGCAATCGCCCCCCGCGGCGCCGTTCCCGCGGGCGCTCCTCGGCCAGGACATTGAAGCAATACCGGGTGCGGGACGGGTCGTCGCACTGACGTTCGACGCCGGCGCGAACTCGGCTGCCTTGCCCAGCATTCTGAACACACTCGCGCGGGCCGGAGTGCCGGCGTCGTTCTTCCTTACCGGGAGCTGGGCGGCAGCGAATCCTGCCGGCGTGTCCGCGATTGTGGCCTCCGGGCACCGTGTGGGCAACCATTCAATGACTCACCCCGGCTTCACCGGACTCTCGGAAGCCGGAATCGCGGCCGAAATTCAGGGGGCGCAGCAAGCCATCCTCGCCGCTGGGGCGGACCCCGTGCCGCTCTTCCGTTTTCCCTTCGGCGAACGGGACGCCCGCACTATCGCGGCCGTGAACAACCTCGGCTACGTGCCAGTCAGGTGGACCGTGGACACGCTCGGCTGGAAGGGGACCAGCGGGGGAATCAGTGCGCAACAGGTCGCGGACAGGGCGCTGGCCGCACTGCGGCCGGGCGAGATCGTCCTGATGCACATCGGGTCCAACCCGGACGACGGCACCACCCTGGACGCGGACGCCCTCCCGCACATCATCGACGGCGTCCGGCAGGCCGGCTACGGCTTCGTTACGTTGGACAGCCTGCTGTAA
- a CDS encoding asparaginase, translated as MPAPALHAAQTAAPGSPGNLPQHAPLVVATRDGLVESVHYGSAIATAPDGTILAAAGNPLAPFYPRSSLKPLQAVAMVRAGLRLPPDLLALGAASHSGGSRHRGGTQRILAMHGLTANDLKNSTDLPYGTNERENWLRAGLNPTQVTQNCSGKHAAMAATCVINGWPVEGYLDPSHPLQQLVASTVAELAGEEPSVRSTDGCGTPLFALTLRGMARAFGTIAAAAASAAATSHASTPDDGATAQLRPEAAVGLAMRQHPDMVAGERRDVTELMRLLPGTVAKDGFEGVQLVGLPDGRAVAVKISDGGDRARMPATVHILAALGLDTAPLAGIATAPVLGGGNQVGLLQATDFLN; from the coding sequence ATGCCTGCCCCTGCACTTCATGCTGCCCAGACTGCTGCCCCCGGCAGCCCCGGCAACCTTCCGCAGCACGCGCCCCTGGTTGTCGCCACCCGCGACGGCCTCGTGGAAAGCGTCCACTACGGCTCGGCGATCGCTACCGCCCCGGACGGCACCATCCTCGCCGCCGCCGGGAACCCCCTGGCGCCGTTCTACCCGCGCTCCTCGCTGAAGCCTCTGCAGGCCGTGGCCATGGTCCGTGCCGGCCTGAGGCTCCCCCCGGACCTCCTGGCCCTGGGCGCCGCGAGCCACTCCGGCGGTTCCAGGCACCGCGGCGGCACCCAGCGCATCCTCGCCATGCATGGCCTCACCGCCAACGACCTCAAGAACAGCACCGACCTCCCATACGGCACCAACGAACGCGAAAACTGGCTGCGCGCCGGCCTCAACCCCACGCAGGTGACGCAGAACTGCTCCGGCAAACACGCTGCCATGGCCGCCACCTGCGTCATCAACGGCTGGCCGGTGGAGGGCTACCTGGACCCGTCGCACCCCCTGCAGCAGCTGGTCGCATCCACGGTCGCGGAACTCGCGGGAGAGGAACCGTCCGTCCGCAGCACCGATGGCTGCGGAACGCCGCTGTTCGCCCTCACGCTCCGCGGGATGGCCCGCGCCTTCGGCACCATCGCTGCCGCTGCCGCTTCCGCCGCAGCCACCTCTCACGCAAGCACCCCCGACGACGGCGCCACCGCCCAGCTGCGTCCGGAAGCCGCCGTCGGACTCGCCATGCGGCAACACCCGGACATGGTGGCCGGCGAGCGCCGGGACGTCACCGAACTGATGCGGCTGCTCCCGGGCACCGTGGCAAAGGACGGTTTTGAAGGTGTGCAGCTGGTGGGCCTGCCGGACGGCCGCGCCGTCGCGGTCAAAATTTCCGACGGCGGTGACCGCGCCCGGATGCCCGCCACCGTCCACATCCTGGCGGCCCTCGGCCTCGACACCGCACCGCTGGCCGGCATCGCTACCGCCCCGGTTCTGGGCGGCGGGAACCAAGTAGGCCTGCTGCAAGCCACCGACTTCCTCAACTAA
- a CDS encoding FadR/GntR family transcriptional regulator, whose protein sequence is MNLSDSRTAGQPADPLREQPPALQTPATAVPPLARLSAAEAVFNAIRGDIESGVVAVGGKLSSEASLSQQYGVSRSVIREALRSCTALGLTVTKTGKGTFVVANKVANDLTLGQYSARDLTEARPHIEVPAAGLAAQRRTAEELETLRHIVAAMTTETDPESWVALDSSFHAAIARASGNRVFASVVADIRGALAFQSETLNMVADRQHASDAEHQRILEAIEAQTAAEASSAMAEHLRAVGIALDSILNH, encoded by the coding sequence GTGAACCTGTCAGACAGCCGGACAGCAGGACAGCCTGCAGATCCATTACGCGAGCAGCCCCCCGCACTCCAGACTCCGGCCACGGCGGTCCCGCCGCTCGCGAGACTCAGCGCTGCCGAAGCGGTGTTCAACGCCATCCGCGGTGACATCGAGTCCGGCGTCGTGGCGGTGGGCGGGAAGCTCAGTTCCGAAGCTTCCCTGTCGCAGCAGTACGGCGTCAGCCGCTCCGTCATCCGCGAAGCCCTCCGTTCCTGCACAGCGCTGGGCCTGACGGTCACCAAGACCGGCAAGGGCACGTTTGTGGTGGCCAACAAGGTGGCCAACGATCTCACCCTCGGACAGTACTCGGCCCGGGACCTTACCGAGGCCCGCCCCCACATCGAAGTTCCCGCCGCCGGACTGGCTGCCCAGCGCCGGACTGCTGAAGAGCTGGAAACCCTCCGCCACATCGTGGCCGCCATGACCACCGAAACCGACCCCGAGTCCTGGGTGGCCCTGGACTCCAGCTTCCACGCCGCCATCGCCCGTGCCAGCGGAAACAGGGTGTTCGCCAGCGTGGTGGCGGACATCAGGGGTGCCTTGGCCTTCCAGTCCGAGACGCTGAACATGGTGGCCGACCGCCAGCACGCCTCCGACGCCGAGCACCAGCGGATTCTCGAGGCCATCGAAGCCCAGACCGCCGCCGAAGCCAGCAGCGCGATGGCCGAACATCTGCGCGCCGTGGGCATCGCCCTCGATTCCATCCTCAATCACTAA
- a CDS encoding glycoside hydrolase family 15 protein, which yields MHAPAHSRPVERLDGYLPIEDHGLIGDGSTCALVGRDGGISWLCLPEFDSPPFLAGLLDSEAGGRFEITPVPLLSAGQRYTEDSGVVVTSLFSDRGMLQVTDCLTLRSGANLAEPVPAGRSELLRHAQAVGGNVRVRIRIEPKSGATFDQLASGWRFDWPVDGMQEVYLWSSEELHPDGRGLSTELTLRAGETLTAALYWSGRFRLRQRPDAKRLIDQTVRAWREWASNLNCEGSQAELMKRSAITLKLLDHAETGAIMAAATSSLPEWPGAARNWDYRYTWVRDASFSNYVFRRIGDRSDADVFLAWVLTNVERDGVPHVMYALDGSQPPDEVVDPVLRGYRGSSPVRWGNSAVHQVQHDVYGEIVDIAYQWSNSGQPVDHQLWSTLVPIVEAAIASWKKPDNGPWEVRSDGRPFTYSAAMCHVALDRAIQIARKHRLSYPKRRWEAAARQIHRAALGLSWDPERHTFTEHLGGQGGLDAALLTLPIRNVIPFDDPRMVSTSNAIAANLDAGNGLLFRYLPAASPDGLPGGEGAFLLCSFWLVDNLAGQGRLDEAHELYESLCRRANPLGLFPEQIHPDTGEFLGNFPQAFSHVGVLSSGLRLLKAQRRKASQS from the coding sequence ATGCATGCTCCGGCACATTCACGTCCGGTGGAGCGCCTCGACGGCTACTTGCCCATTGAGGACCACGGCCTCATCGGCGACGGGTCAACGTGTGCCCTGGTGGGGCGGGACGGCGGAATCTCCTGGCTGTGCCTGCCCGAATTCGACAGCCCGCCGTTCCTTGCCGGCCTTCTGGACAGCGAGGCAGGGGGACGGTTCGAGATCACGCCCGTGCCGCTCCTGTCCGCGGGCCAGCGCTACACAGAGGACTCCGGGGTGGTGGTGACGTCCCTGTTTTCGGACCGCGGAATGCTGCAGGTGACGGACTGCCTTACCCTGCGCTCCGGAGCGAACCTTGCCGAACCCGTCCCTGCCGGCCGGAGCGAACTGCTCCGGCACGCTCAGGCCGTGGGCGGCAACGTGCGGGTGCGCATTCGGATCGAACCCAAATCCGGTGCCACTTTTGATCAGCTCGCATCCGGCTGGCGCTTCGACTGGCCTGTGGACGGGATGCAGGAGGTCTACCTGTGGTCATCGGAGGAACTCCATCCTGACGGCCGCGGGCTCAGTACCGAGCTGACCCTGCGCGCCGGTGAAACACTGACCGCGGCCCTGTACTGGTCGGGGCGGTTCCGCCTCCGCCAACGCCCCGACGCAAAGAGGCTCATCGACCAGACGGTAAGAGCCTGGCGGGAATGGGCGTCAAATCTGAATTGCGAGGGTTCCCAGGCAGAGCTGATGAAACGGTCCGCCATCACCCTGAAGCTGCTTGACCATGCGGAGACCGGCGCCATCATGGCCGCCGCCACGTCCTCGCTCCCTGAGTGGCCCGGCGCTGCCCGTAATTGGGACTACCGGTACACGTGGGTGCGCGACGCGTCCTTCTCCAACTATGTGTTCCGGCGGATCGGTGACCGCAGCGACGCCGACGTCTTCCTCGCCTGGGTCCTGACGAATGTGGAGCGCGACGGCGTCCCGCACGTTATGTATGCGCTGGACGGGTCCCAGCCTCCGGACGAGGTGGTGGATCCGGTTCTGCGAGGCTACCGCGGGTCATCCCCGGTGCGGTGGGGAAACAGCGCGGTCCACCAGGTGCAGCACGATGTCTACGGAGAAATTGTTGATATCGCCTACCAGTGGTCCAACAGCGGGCAGCCCGTGGACCACCAGTTGTGGTCCACCCTGGTGCCCATTGTGGAAGCAGCCATCGCCAGCTGGAAGAAACCGGACAACGGACCCTGGGAAGTCCGGAGTGATGGCCGCCCCTTCACCTACTCGGCAGCCATGTGCCACGTGGCCCTGGACCGGGCCATCCAGATTGCCCGGAAGCACAGGCTGTCCTATCCGAAGAGGCGCTGGGAGGCGGCGGCCCGGCAAATCCACCGGGCGGCCCTCGGCCTGTCCTGGGACCCGGAACGGCACACCTTCACCGAACATCTGGGCGGCCAGGGCGGACTGGACGCGGCACTGCTGACCCTCCCCATCAGGAATGTCATTCCGTTCGATGACCCCCGGATGGTATCCACATCCAACGCCATAGCAGCCAACCTGGATGCAGGCAACGGGCTCCTCTTCCGCTACCTGCCTGCTGCGTCACCCGACGGACTGCCCGGCGGTGAGGGCGCCTTCCTGCTCTGCAGCTTCTGGCTCGTGGACAACCTGGCCGGCCAGGGGCGGCTGGATGAGGCGCACGAACTCTACGAGTCGCTGTGCAGGCGGGCCAACCCACTGGGCCTGTTCCCTGAACAGATCCACCCGGACACCGGGGAGTTCCTTGGCAACTTTCCGCAGGCCTTCAGCCACGTGGGGGTGCTGTCCAGCGGCCTGCGCCTACTCAAGGCGCAGCGACGGAAGGCCTCACAGTCCTGA